AAAGTTGTAAGCATATTTTTATCCATCTCTAAAGTTTAATGAAGTTAATTGGGAGTTGATGTTTCAATTTTATGCATCTCTAGAGTATTCTCATGATTATACATGGGTTACAATCATTCATATAACTAAAGAATGTTGGACAAATATGACATTTGTTACAAGGCTTAACGAATATAGTGGTGTGGACAATTGAAATCAAGGATCATATGGCATTAGCTTTGGATGTTTTTGTCGCGTTTAATTTCTGTTTGGTTCAGGTTTATATTTTGCTGTTTTGTGAGCAGTTGTTGTTCTGGTTTTCACTTTTTCTTGTTCTACAATAGCCGTTTCTCATCAATTATCAATCGATTCTGTAGATTGTAGTTGCTGCTTGAGTTGTGcaggttttgtttggtttggcgTTGGTGCAGTGAATGCAATAACTAGCCTATCTTGCCGTTTTGGTTGTATCTCAAAAGGTCTTGTCCGGTATTCTCAGGTCAGAAGCTAGATCAGCTTCAGGTGCCCAAGAGAAGTTAGTGGCAAGGCGAGAGATTCCAAAGCATTGCAATATAGTCTAGTTCATGGTCATTCGTCATGAGCAATTTCTACAGCGGAGTTGTTGGTTAGTTTTTACCAGTGATGTTCGTTGGATAAACTCTTAACTCTAATGGCCTACAGCCAGGTAAAGCAGACCTTGATTCAAATACCTTTAAATTTTGTATAGAAATTGTAGCATAAAAGGACAAACTCTTCATATACTAATGAGAAACCATGcattcttttttccttcaaaatgcTTTAAAACTTACACCCAATCAAGAAAGATAGATAAACTATTCATTGAACTTGGTACAATTATGGACCTTGAAATGaaacagaacaaaaacaaatacataCTATATGGCAACTATTTAAAAGACCTTGTAAAATAGTAGAAAAGATAATATTTGAGTAACATAAATTTTAGGACTAATGATGCTTTCTTTGATCTCAACATTGGGGAAGATCTGGTGGTGGAGGAATCACTGATTGTGATGGGCCAACTCCATTTTCTACCAAAAGTGCTGTTGCCAAACCCCAATTTAGATGTGAATCTATGTGACAATGCAAGAACCAAATTCCTGATTTACaacaatgaatgaaaaatcatacAGTTGGTTAGTATGCAATGTTAAGAGCCTAATATAAACTATGCAACACAGAAAAATCCCTTAAAAAAAGAGTATGCAGGTACGGCTGCAATTTTGGCCGCAACGTCAAGGCTTAAGAAATTTTGGCTGCAATTTTGGACATAGATATGGATACTGACATGACACTGACACGTTgatattgataataatttaagaaaatgaaatatttaaaagttatcACATGTGTTAGTGTCATGTTAGTATTGGACATCGTACACGCCTTTGATCAGAAATGTCGGTGCTGCATAGTACAAGACATATTTGTATATGTGTAACATAAATGCATAATACCTGGATTGTCAGCCTTGAAACGAATGGCAACCCATCCACCGGGAGGTGTACCAATAGTATTCCTAACAGGTGGATCCACAAGATTGAACCGAGCAGGATCAGTTCTTGGATTAAAATTTCCAAAACCTGATCCAACTACAAAGAAATGAAACCCATGAACATGCATAGGGTGATCCTCAATAGTTACTATACTAGTATCCTGCAAAACAATCTGAACATTTGAACCATATTTCAACTTAAACAACTTAGTTCCTTTTATAGGTGTCCATAAACCCCTAGGAACATTTCCTGTATAATTGAACTGTATAGGAGGAACAGGAGGAAAATCTGTTGTAAAAACACCAGGAACACCTTGATAATAAGCTTGCATTAATGAAGTTGTTCTAGGAAGAACCAAAGAGTTGTTGTTTATGCTAGCTGCAAATCTTGTTCCATTTGGTCCTTGACACCTAGGACTATTAGGGTTTGTGCAGTTTATTAATCCTAACCCTACAGTGAACAATAAGCTCACATCAAAGTTTTGAAAGactttaatttttgaaagtCCTCTAATCCTTGATGTGAATGCAGTTGAAGTAGCTGTGTCGTTAAAAGCCGGTAAAACCGGTAAAATAGGTCTTGAAAATGGTCTGTTTTTGTATTCAAGAATTGCAGTTGTTGTTGTGTTGTCAAATGCAGCATTCATGGCTGTTTGGTAAGCGCGTGCCGCCATGTAGTATCGGCCAGGAGGTTGATCGGCTGTGACAAGGACATTGATTGTTTGACCTGGTCCTATCATCAGGACTCTAGTGTTGGAAGGTTTTGTGTAAGCAGCATCCATAGCAACAACTGTCATTCTGTGGTTAGCTATCGAAAAGAAGAGTTCTTGATTGAGTCCACTGTTGATGATTCTCAAGAGAATCGTCTCTCCTGCATAGACTTGAAAACGGACGGTTCCTgcattgcaattttttttatagctttAGTCACTTTTATATCTGTTTCGGTCTGCAACCACGATATAAAGGTTTGCAGTGTAAGCGCATTGTGACagcaaccacaatttaaaaccgtGTATATGTAACTTGGGAGTCGTGACTAATTAGAATGATTTCAAACTTTTAGTCacttttatatcattttcattatTCTATCATTAGAATAAGGAAAATGAGTACGGAAGCATGATTTTAAATTTCAGTCTGCAACCGCAATATAAAGGTAATTTTCAGTGTAAACGCAACTGAGACCGCAAcagcaatttaaaaccatgtatGTAACTTTGAAGTAATGGCTAATTAGAATGAGTTCAAACCTTGACTAGAACAT
This sequence is a window from Trifolium pratense cultivar HEN17-A07 unplaced genomic scaffold, ARS_RC_1.1 scaffold_141, whole genome shotgun sequence. Protein-coding genes within it:
- the LOC123900973 gene encoding laccase-3-like, whose translation is MKTILCYLLGLLAIIVSFASASENHYHQFVVRTATVKRLCKTRNILTVNGQFPGPTIYARDGDNMVIKVTNAGPYNISIHWHGFRMLRNPWADGPSYVTQCPIQPGGSYTYRFTIQNQEGTLWWHAHTGFLRATVYGAFIVYPKLGSPYPFSKPRREFPILLGEWFDRDPMALLRQTQFTGAPPNVSVAYTMNGQPGDLYRCSSQGTVRFQVYAGETILLRIINSGLNQELFFSIANHRMTVVAMDAAYTKPSNTRVLMIGPGQTINVLVTADQPPGRYYMAARAYQTAMNAAFDNTTTTAILEYKNRPFSRPILPVLPAFNDTATSTAFTSRIRGLSKIKVFQNFDVSLLFTVGLGLINCTNPNSPRCQGPNGTRFAASINNNSLVLPRTTSLMQAYYQGVPGVFTTDFPPVPPIQFNYTGNVPRGLWTPIKGTKLFKLKYGSNVQIVLQDTSIVTIEDHPMHVHGFHFFVVGSGFGNFNPRTDPARFNLVDPPVRNTIGTPPGGWVAIRFKADNPGIWFLHCHIDSHLNWGLATALLVENGVGPSQSVIPPPPDLPQC